The genomic stretch CCTGCTGGCCCGGGAGAGCATCGCCAAGATGCAGGCCCTGGGGCTCGATGTCGACAAGGGGGATTTCGCCGAGAACCTCACCACCGAAGGCATCGACCTGGTCAACCTGCCGGTCGGCACCCGCCTGCAGATCGGCGAGACCCTGCTCGAGGTGACCCAGATCGGCAAGGAGTGCCACAACCGCTGCGCCATCTACTACCAGGCCGGTGACTGCGTGATGCCGAAGGAAGGCATCTTCGCCAGGGTGATCGAAGGCGGGGTGGTGAAGCCGGGGGATGAAATTATCCGGATCGAACATTAAAATCTGCCGTCAAGACGCCAGGGCGCCAAGAAAACCTTTTTTAACGGAGAGTCGCAGAGAGGGAGAGGACGCAGAGAAAACCAAAAGCAGTTTTTGGTTTTAAACCCAAAAGATTTTTTCTCCGTCTCTGCTCCTCTCCGCCTCTCCGTTAAATGAGTTTTTGACCTTCTTGGCGCCCCTGGCGACTTGGCGGCCCAATTTGATTTCAGGACTTTCACATGATCAGCTACGATGAAGCCATCAAAATTGTTCTCGACACCATCACGCCCCTGCCGCCGGTTGACATCCCTCTGGAAGAGGCGGTCGGTCATGTCCTGGCTGAACCGGTCAAGGCCTGCTGGGACCTGCCGGCGGCAGACAACTCGGCGATGGACGGTTTTGCCTTCGCCTACACCGGACAGGACGAAGGCGGCACGCTGACCCTGATCGGCAGCGCCTTCGCCGGGCACCCCCTCGACCAGCCGGTCGCCGCCGGGGAGGCGGCGCAGATCACCACCGGCGCACCGCTGCCGCCGGGAACCGATACGGTGATACCCCTGGAAGAGGTGGAGGAACGGCAGGGATCCATCACTCTGCTGAAAGCACCGATCCAGGGCCAGCACGTCCGCTACCGGGGAGAGGAATTCCGCAACGGGGAAGAACTGCTGTCACCGGGCACCGAACTGCGTCCCGGTGAGATCGCCCTGCTCGCCTCAGCCGGCATCACCCGGGTCAATGTTCATCCCCGGGCACGGGTGGCGATCCTCTCCACCGGCGACGAACTGGTGGCGTTGGGTGAGACACCGGGCCCGGGCCAGATCGTCAACTCGAATCTGCCCATGCTCTGCGCCCTGCTGCGGGAGATCGGCTGCGAACCGCTGCCGCTCGGCATCGGCCGGGACACCCCCGACGCCCTGGCAGAGGTGATCCGTGCCGGGCTGCAGGCCGACCTGCTGCTCTCGACAGGCGGAGTCTCGGTCGGAGAGAAAGATCACATGCAGGAAACCCTCAACCGACTCGGCTTCGAGCGCCGCTTCTGGCGGGCCCGCATCAAGCCGGGCAAACCGATCCTGTTCGGCACCCTGCAGGGCAAACCGGTTTTCGGTCTGCCGGGCAACCCGGCGGCCACCGGCGCCACCTTCGAGATCTTCGTCCGCCCCGCCCTGCGGCGTCTGGCCGGGCAAGGCGACCCGCTGCCGCCGAAACTGCGCTGCACCCTGGCGGAAAAGGTCAAAGGCGGCCACAAGCGACAGAACTTCCTCTGGTGCCGGCTCGAAGAAGAGAACGGCCGCTACCGCGCCATTCCCTCCCAGCGCCAGGGTTCGGGCCAGAACCGCTCCCTGCAGGAGGCCTGCGCCCTGCTGCCGGTGCCGGTCGAAAGCCCCGATCTGGAAGCCGGCAGCGAGGTGGAGGTGCTGCTGCTGAGGCTGCCGCCGGGACGAACCTGCTGAGAAGCGGCCTCGCGCAGAGGCGCTGAGACGCGGGAGTGAGGTTTCGGGGTCAGGACAAAAACTCGGCTGCGCCTCAAACATTCGTCCGGCTCTTTCCCGAAACGCCCACCTCTCTCCGGCGGCGACAACACGGGGAGGACAAGTCAAAAAAAACAGAAAAAAGAACCGCCTCGATCCAGAAACCGGTCCGAGGCGGTCGAGATGTGTGCGGATGTCGGCCGCCCCCAACACTGCAGCCGAAGGCGGTCGAGACGTACGTGCTGCAAGGCGCCTCACGCGCCGAGGAATGAGGCGTAGCGACAGCTACGTCGGAATGACGAGGTGCGGGAGCAACGCAGCAGATGCGTGCGTATCGGCCGCCCTAGAACCTGACGAAGAGTCCTCCGTAGGGTCCGTCCAACGTCGCATCAATAAACACTCCCGATTCATCCACCTCCATGTCGATGTAGCGGTAACCGGCATAGACCCCGACCAGCGGCAGCGGCGAAAACTCGATCTGGCCATCGGCGTCAAGCAGGGTGTTGCCGTCGTATTCAAGGTAACCGACCCGTCCGACCAGGGCCAGCCAGTCGGCCAGACCGACGCGGGCACGGGCGCCGATGGTCGGCACCGGCGCCGAGATCGAATCCTTCTCGTTGAGAGCACCGCTGCTGTCCCGCATCGAAACCTCGCCATCGATATACTTGACCGACAGTTCAGGTCCGAACTGCAGCCGCACCGGCAGGTCATCAATGTTGATGATGTGCCAGACGAGACCGAAATCATACATGTCGATATTGACATCGCTCGACACATTGGTGTTCACATTGAAGG from Geothermobacter hydrogeniphilus encodes the following:
- the glp gene encoding gephyrin-like molybdotransferase Glp, encoding MISYDEAIKIVLDTITPLPPVDIPLEEAVGHVLAEPVKACWDLPAADNSAMDGFAFAYTGQDEGGTLTLIGSAFAGHPLDQPVAAGEAAQITTGAPLPPGTDTVIPLEEVEERQGSITLLKAPIQGQHVRYRGEEFRNGEELLSPGTELRPGEIALLASAGITRVNVHPRARVAILSTGDELVALGETPGPGQIVNSNLPMLCALLREIGCEPLPLGIGRDTPDALAEVIRAGLQADLLLSTGGVSVGEKDHMQETLNRLGFERRFWRARIKPGKPILFGTLQGKPVFGLPGNPAATGATFEIFVRPALRRLAGQGDPLPPKLRCTLAEKVKGGHKRQNFLWCRLEEENGRYRAIPSQRQGSGQNRSLQEACALLPVPVESPDLEAGSEVEVLLLRLPPGRTC
- a CDS encoding MOSC domain-containing protein, with protein sequence MATLVATCISSNKGERKTPVDQVELRPEHGIVGDAHAGDWHRQVSLLARESIAKMQALGLDVDKGDFAENLTTEGIDLVNLPVGTRLQIGETLLEVTQIGKECHNRCAIYYQAGDCVMPKEGIFARVIEGGVVKPGDEIIRIEH